From a single Geothermobacter ehrlichii genomic region:
- a CDS encoding SPFH domain-containing protein, with translation MQEEQRYRFLQRVRVKRYLKQGLLLLFLGVVLYGLFALVYATRTFYKVRRNYAVILEDLSGERRVVSEVGWHGRLPFFTRIELEVPLMNQELYLGGTAEPQRIISRGNVALWTSAMLTYRIRDLERWGIENKTAQVLLQTDFDGIVKDVMQGHPVDDLISSRERIKEEIFRALKERAINRGGPTLEEKYGIEVVSFVLRDTRFGEKLAQASEEKKRRELIAEAENYAADQEASRTRKLYAAYSEAIRQMRDSLGLQEKDTAALFAFLNQQKWATAYEKNQTGQNTFVLNNANFTPSLALPPPAAPAAGGKGE, from the coding sequence GTGCAGGAGGAACAGCGCTACCGCTTCTTGCAGCGGGTCCGGGTGAAGCGATATCTGAAACAGGGCCTTTTGCTCCTTTTTCTCGGTGTGGTGCTCTACGGTCTTTTCGCCCTGGTCTACGCCACCCGAACCTTCTACAAGGTGCGCCGCAACTACGCCGTGATCCTCGAGGACCTTTCCGGCGAGCGTCGGGTGGTGAGCGAGGTCGGCTGGCACGGGCGGCTGCCCTTTTTCACCCGCATCGAACTGGAAGTGCCGCTGATGAACCAGGAGCTCTACCTTGGCGGCACGGCGGAGCCTCAGCGGATCATCTCGCGGGGGAACGTGGCGCTGTGGACCAGCGCCATGCTCACCTACCGGATTCGTGACCTCGAGCGCTGGGGGATTGAGAACAAGACGGCGCAGGTGCTGCTGCAGACCGATTTCGACGGCATCGTCAAGGACGTCATGCAGGGACATCCGGTCGATGACCTGATTTCGAGCCGGGAACGGATCAAGGAAGAGATCTTCCGGGCGCTCAAGGAACGGGCCATCAACCGCGGCGGACCGACCCTGGAGGAGAAATACGGCATCGAGGTGGTTTCCTTCGTGCTGCGTGACACCCGCTTCGGCGAGAAGCTGGCCCAGGCCAGTGAGGAGAAGAAGCGGCGGGAGCTGATCGCCGAGGCGGAGAACTACGCCGCCGACCAGGAGGCGAGTCGCACCCGCAAGCTCTACGCCGCCTATTCCGAGGCGATCCGGCAGATGCGCGACAGTCTCGGGCTCCAGGAGAAGGACACCGCCGCCCTGTTCGCCTTTCTCAACCAGCAGAAGTGGGCCACGGCCTACGAGAAGAACCAGACCGGGCAGAACACCTTCGTACTCAACAACGCGAACTTCACGCCGTCGCTGGCGCTGCCGCCGCCGGCGGCGCCAGCTGCCGGCGGCAAGGGTGAGTGA
- a CDS encoding DUF362 domain-containing protein, whose amino-acid sequence MSSTVYFANIRAGYRENLFDKLERLLETAGCGERVSRGDLIAVKVHFGEKGGHAYIRPTFLRRIVDTVRKCGGTPFLTDSCTLYPGERKEAVSALKCAIENGFDFAVVGAPLIMCDGLRGHSARKVAIEGELLREADIASGILDADGMLVVSHFKCHELTGFGGAIKNLGMGCSSRSGKMEQHCNLAPTVKEEACVSCGACIRGCAHEAIRSIKGKARIDADKCVGCARCITVCPETAIRVNWGSESATVMRKMAEYALAAVQDKRDKTLYINFVTQVSPLCDCYGHTDAPIVPDQGILISDDPVALDQACADLVNQAEALPGTALSCNLKPGEDKFRGLHPEIDWEITLEHAEKVGLGQRAYRLEQLAPKGKDW is encoded by the coding sequence ATGTCCAGCACGGTTTACTTCGCCAACATTCGCGCCGGCTACCGGGAAAACCTGTTTGACAAGCTTGAGCGGCTGCTCGAAACCGCCGGCTGCGGCGAACGGGTCAGCCGCGGAGACCTGATTGCCGTCAAGGTCCATTTCGGAGAGAAGGGCGGCCACGCCTACATCCGGCCGACCTTTCTGCGCCGCATCGTCGACACGGTCAGAAAATGCGGCGGCACACCCTTTCTGACCGATTCGTGCACCCTCTATCCGGGAGAACGCAAAGAGGCGGTTTCGGCCCTGAAGTGCGCCATCGAAAACGGTTTCGACTTCGCCGTGGTCGGCGCGCCACTGATCATGTGCGACGGGCTGCGCGGCCACAGCGCCCGCAAGGTGGCGATCGAGGGCGAGCTGCTCAGGGAGGCGGACATCGCCAGCGGCATCCTCGACGCCGACGGTATGCTGGTGGTCAGCCATTTCAAATGCCACGAACTGACCGGCTTCGGCGGCGCCATCAAGAATCTCGGCATGGGCTGCTCGAGCCGCAGCGGCAAAATGGAACAGCACTGCAATCTGGCCCCGACGGTGAAGGAAGAGGCATGCGTCTCCTGCGGCGCCTGCATCCGGGGCTGCGCCCACGAGGCGATTCGTTCGATCAAGGGCAAGGCGCGCATCGACGCCGACAAATGCGTCGGCTGCGCCCGCTGCATCACCGTCTGTCCGGAGACGGCCATCCGCGTCAACTGGGGTTCGGAATCGGCCACCGTCATGCGCAAGATGGCTGAATACGCCCTGGCGGCCGTGCAGGACAAGCGCGACAAGACCCTCTACATCAACTTCGTCACCCAGGTCTCACCCCTGTGCGACTGTTACGGGCATACGGACGCCCCCATCGTCCCCGACCAGGGCATCCTGATAAGCGACGACCCGGTGGCCCTCGACCAGGCCTGTGCCGACCTGGTCAACCAGGCCGAGGCCCTGCCGGGCACGGCCCTGAGCTGCAACCTGAAACCGGGAGAGGACAAGTTCCGCGGCCTGCATCCGGAGATCGACTGGGAAATCACCCTCGAACACGCCGAAAAGGTGGGGCTGGGACAGCGCGCCTACAGGCTGGAGCAGCTGGCGCCCAAGGGAAAGGACTGGTAA
- a CDS encoding cytochrome c biogenesis protein ResB: MLKRLLDSLASLKLTMVLLLGLATVAVFGTIWPSRDSELPVLRYELFYQTPWFRLLLGLLALNLTVCSLRLLRRRFAESERFFALSPATERGVPLPAATAEELAAALAAAGYRTQVRNERLLGWRGRWRRFAVLAVHGALLVVMAGALIGGLGYVATLNIYVGDSSSVAFDWDLQRDRPLGFTLRLDAADLVFYPIDLRIGLIDPATGGVVREYTTREGESLELPVAGYRAEVARFDPFSQTLTLKIYRHDRFLRDYVVTAGVRNPDNRVAGYVLYPLAFRDPVLKQYRSRVSILEGGKLVRQGTIAVNHPLVHRGVAIYQTAYNRDRDGRPYAGFQFSRDPGEPLVWAGCILFILALLAHFSGRPRAVLVVRGAEGWRLLPLLGFSGPAGDDIARLAERLCQR, encoded by the coding sequence ATGCTCAAACGCCTGCTCGACAGCCTCGCCTCGCTCAAACTGACCATGGTTCTGCTCCTAGGCCTGGCGACGGTCGCCGTTTTCGGCACCATCTGGCCTTCGCGCGACAGCGAACTGCCGGTGCTGCGCTACGAGCTCTTCTATCAGACGCCCTGGTTCCGCCTGCTGCTTGGCCTGCTGGCGCTCAACCTGACGGTCTGTTCGCTGCGCCTGCTGCGCCGCCGGTTTGCCGAGTCGGAGCGGTTTTTCGCCTTGTCGCCGGCGACGGAACGGGGCGTGCCGCTGCCCGCCGCGACGGCGGAAGAGCTGGCGGCGGCGCTGGCGGCGGCGGGGTATCGAACGCAGGTGCGGAACGAGCGGCTCCTGGGCTGGCGGGGACGCTGGCGGCGCTTCGCCGTGCTGGCGGTGCACGGGGCGCTGCTGGTGGTGATGGCCGGCGCCCTGATCGGCGGTCTCGGCTATGTCGCCACCCTCAATATCTACGTCGGCGACAGCAGCTCCGTCGCCTTCGACTGGGATCTGCAGCGGGACCGTCCCCTCGGCTTCACCTTGCGTCTCGATGCAGCCGATCTCGTCTTCTATCCCATCGATCTGCGGATCGGCCTCATCGATCCGGCCACCGGCGGCGTGGTGCGCGAGTACACCACCCGGGAGGGAGAATCCCTGGAGTTGCCGGTCGCCGGTTACCGCGCCGAGGTGGCGCGTTTCGATCCCTTCAGCCAGACCCTGACCCTGAAGATCTACCGGCACGATCGCTTCCTGCGCGACTACGTCGTTACCGCCGGCGTGCGGAACCCCGACAACCGGGTCGCCGGTTACGTCCTCTATCCGCTGGCGTTTCGCGATCCCGTGCTCAAGCAGTACCGCAGCCGGGTGTCGATCCTGGAAGGGGGGAAGCTGGTGCGGCAGGGGACGATCGCGGTCAACCATCCCCTGGTCCACCGCGGTGTCGCCATCTACCAGACGGCCTACAACCGGGACCGGGACGGCCGGCCCTACGCCGGTTTCCAGTTTTCCCGCGATCCGGGAGAGCCGCTGGTCTGGGCGGGCTGCATTCTTTTCATCCTGGCGCTGCTGGCCCACTTCTCAGGCCGGCCGCGCGCCGTGCTGGTGGTGCGCGGCGCCGAAGGCTGGCGGCTGTTGCCGCTGCTGGGATTCTCCGGCCCGGCGGGCGACGACATCGCCCGGCTGGCCGAACGTCTGTGCCAGCGCTGA
- a CDS encoding OsmC family protein, with protein MEMKISFPGGVAVQAEYKGFTVLSDQPESNGGRNQAPSPFDLFLASIGQCAGFFALRFCQQRQIATDGLHLTLKTERDPERKRLEKIAITIHLPDGFPDKYRQAIIKATDQCAVKRAILDPPAFEVVTE; from the coding sequence ATGGAAATGAAGATCAGTTTTCCCGGCGGCGTCGCCGTCCAGGCCGAGTACAAGGGATTCACCGTGCTCAGCGACCAGCCGGAGAGCAACGGCGGCCGGAACCAGGCCCCCTCCCCCTTCGACCTGTTCCTGGCCAGCATCGGCCAGTGCGCCGGTTTTTTCGCCCTGCGTTTCTGCCAGCAGCGGCAGATCGCCACCGACGGCCTGCACCTGACTCTGAAGACCGAGCGCGACCCAGAACGCAAACGGCTGGAAAAGATCGCCATCACCATCCATCTGCCGGACGGCTTTCCGGACAAGTACCGCCAGGCCATCATCAAGGCAACCGACCAGTGCGCGGTCAAGCGGGCCATCCTCGATCCGCCCGCCTTCGAGGTGGTCACCGAGTAA
- a CDS encoding DUF4911 domain-containing protein: MVRRSREKNRETSGGDREFARCYLRVDRSRIAGIRFLLEAYDGVGFIRTIDAGPAVIEFSYPPSQGALAARLLEVLRREFGADRVPAPFAVGAVGKPAEELTR; this comes from the coding sequence ATGGTGCGCAGGTCAAGGGAAAAGAACCGGGAAACGAGTGGCGGCGATCGGGAATTCGCGCGCTGCTATCTGCGGGTCGACAGGAGCCGGATCGCCGGTATCCGTTTTCTGCTCGAGGCGTACGACGGTGTCGGCTTCATCCGCACCATCGATGCCGGGCCGGCGGTGATCGAGTTCAGCTATCCACCGTCGCAGGGGGCGCTGGCCGCCCGCCTGCTGGAGGTGCTGCGGCGGGAGTTCGGCGCCGACAGGGTGCCGGCGCCGTTTGCAGTCGGGGCTGTGGGCAAGCCGGCAGAGGAACTTACTCGGTGA
- the nudC gene encoding NAD(+) diphosphatase, which translates to MLPDRYPSPLHLPFNRSCLQRRFHLAPPDADPGGPGRLLVLQRGAMVVSVADSHLPAGDDAVPQGVAPDRFIGYWDDSPCRLRVLSGSVELPAGLQAQSLLASDPRLPLDLLSLGGVGMQLARWLKTSRFCGGCGGETCFLPGEWGRSCPACGDVRFPQVAPCVIVLVRRANQVLLTRKADWAPGRYSLVAGFVDVGECLEEAVMREVAEETGVRVANIRYVGSQSWPFPSQLMVGFVADWTAGELRVDRNELEDARWFDVDRLPVLPPKRSIARYILDTCLPSVGG; encoded by the coding sequence ATGCTGCCCGACCGTTATCCGTCTCCCCTGCACCTGCCCTTCAACCGCAGCTGCCTGCAGCGGCGCTTTCACCTGGCGCCGCCCGACGCCGATCCCGGCGGGCCGGGCCGGCTGCTGGTTTTGCAGCGTGGCGCCATGGTCGTTTCGGTCGCCGATTCCCATCTGCCGGCAGGGGACGACGCCGTGCCGCAGGGTGTTGCCCCCGACCGTTTCATCGGCTACTGGGACGACAGTCCCTGCCGTTTGCGGGTGCTCTCCGGTTCCGTGGAGCTGCCCGCCGGACTGCAGGCGCAGTCGCTGCTAGCCTCCGATCCCCGTTTGCCCCTCGACCTGCTCAGCCTCGGCGGGGTGGGCATGCAGCTGGCGCGCTGGCTGAAGACCAGCCGGTTCTGTGGTGGCTGCGGCGGCGAAACCTGTTTTCTGCCCGGCGAATGGGGCCGGTCGTGCCCGGCGTGCGGCGATGTCCGTTTTCCGCAGGTAGCGCCCTGCGTCATCGTGCTGGTGCGCCGGGCGAACCAGGTGCTGCTGACGCGCAAGGCTGACTGGGCGCCGGGCCGCTACAGCCTGGTGGCCGGCTTTGTCGATGTCGGGGAGTGCCTGGAGGAGGCGGTGATGCGCGAGGTGGCCGAGGAGACCGGCGTACGAGTGGCGAACATACGCTATGTCGGCAGCCAGTCCTGGCCCTTCCCGAGCCAGCTGATGGTCGGTTTTGTCGCCGACTGGACCGCGGGCGAACTGCGGGTCGACCGAAACGAGCTGGAGGACGCGCGCTGGTTCGACGTCGACCGGCTGCCCGTTCTGCCGCCGAAGCGCTCCATCGCCCGTTACATTCTCGATACCTGCCTGCCTTCTGTCGGCGGCTGA
- a CDS encoding ABC transporter permease, with amino-acid sequence MMGGLLLRMAVRGLARQPRRSLLTAGAIGFGLACLVIFVALKTGLHREMVASTVRLDLGSLQVHAAGYQPNSMALKPLPDAAGLQKRLAAEGLVVAPRLKVPALAIGPAGSASVVLSGVDPERERRLTIVARRLVRGDYLAGPESLLIGEQLAASLGVKLGDEVNLMVRTLFGRPAARRFVVDGVFRTDLASFNRGQLFIPLPSAQKLVGGNGLVSELAVLTPEGEEGLWVDRLAARLDAARYRVDGWRDLAVDVAQLIELNDGTMNLLMLIIFFIVALGIANTMTMSVYERYREFGIIAALGLRPGGIVRLVLGETLLLGLFGGLLGSLAGALACLYLGRYGIDLTALTSANRYFATSHVLHAVLRGEDVLLANLVTLTTAFLAGLLPAWRASKLEPVEALRHI; translated from the coding sequence ATGATGGGGGGCTTGCTGTTGCGCATGGCCGTTCGCGGCCTGGCCCGGCAGCCGCGGCGGTCGCTGCTGACCGCCGGTGCCATAGGCTTCGGCCTGGCCTGCCTGGTTATCTTTGTTGCCCTGAAGACGGGGCTGCACCGGGAGATGGTGGCCAGCACCGTCCGGCTTGATCTCGGCTCGCTGCAGGTGCATGCTGCCGGCTACCAGCCCAACAGCATGGCATTGAAGCCGCTGCCGGACGCCGCCGGCCTGCAGAAGCGTCTGGCGGCGGAGGGGCTTGTCGTCGCACCGCGGCTGAAGGTGCCGGCGCTGGCAATCGGTCCCGCCGGCAGCGCCTCCGTCGTTCTGTCCGGCGTCGACCCGGAGCGGGAGCGGCGGCTGACCATCGTTGCCCGGCGGCTGGTGCGGGGCGACTACCTGGCCGGACCGGAAAGTCTGCTCATCGGCGAACAGCTGGCCGCCAGTCTCGGGGTCAAGCTCGGCGACGAGGTGAACCTGATGGTGCGCACCCTCTTCGGACGGCCCGCCGCCCGCCGCTTTGTCGTCGACGGTGTCTTCCGCACCGACCTGGCCAGTTTCAACCGCGGCCAGCTCTTCATCCCGCTGCCATCGGCGCAGAAACTGGTCGGCGGCAACGGCCTGGTGAGCGAGCTGGCGGTCCTGACGCCGGAGGGGGAGGAAGGGCTCTGGGTCGACCGGCTCGCCGCCCGGCTCGACGCCGCCCGCTACCGGGTTGACGGCTGGCGGGATCTGGCCGTCGATGTCGCCCAGCTGATCGAACTGAACGACGGCACCATGAACCTGCTGATGCTCATCATCTTCTTCATCGTCGCGCTCGGCATTGCCAACACCATGACCATGTCGGTCTACGAGCGTTACCGGGAATTCGGCATCATCGCCGCCCTCGGTCTGCGTCCCGGCGGCATCGTCCGGCTGGTACTGGGCGAGACCCTGCTGCTGGGCCTGTTTGGCGGCCTGCTCGGCAGCCTGGCCGGCGCCCTGGCCTGCCTCTACCTGGGGCGTTACGGCATCGACCTGACCGCCCTGACCAGCGCCAACCGCTATTTCGCAACCAGCCATGTGCTGCACGCGGTGCTGCGTGGTGAGGACGTGCTGCTGGCCAACCTGGTCACCCTGACGACGGCTTTTCTGGCGGGGCTGCTGCCGGCCTGGCGTGCCTCGAAGCTGGAGCCGGTGGAAGCCCTGCGCCACATCTAG
- a CDS encoding class I SAM-dependent methyltransferase gives MARRPETRGRDLNHVAWLYDPIIEGFSFGRERRFREKTLEHMAFAPGDRILDVGCGTGSLTLLIAERLQPPGEVIGIDAAPRMIDIACRKAARRKVPARFFAGVAEKLEFADASFDLVVNSMFTHHIDTELKQRAFAEMHRVLRPGGRLVTADVDRPTTLTGRLMGWGARWLLVQRELVDNLRGDLPELMRQAGFVDVRRVDHVYGLVSFFTARRPGVGE, from the coding sequence ATGGCACGGCGGCCTGAGACCCGCGGCCGCGACCTGAATCATGTCGCCTGGCTCTACGATCCGATCATCGAGGGGTTCTCCTTCGGCCGGGAGAGGCGCTTTCGTGAAAAGACCCTCGAACACATGGCCTTCGCCCCGGGCGACCGGATTCTCGATGTCGGATGCGGCACCGGCAGCCTGACCCTGCTCATCGCGGAGAGGCTGCAGCCGCCCGGCGAGGTGATCGGCATCGACGCGGCGCCCAGAATGATCGACATCGCCTGCCGCAAGGCGGCCCGGCGGAAGGTGCCGGCGCGCTTTTTTGCAGGCGTGGCGGAAAAGCTCGAATTTGCCGATGCCTCCTTCGACCTGGTGGTCAATTCCATGTTCACCCATCATATCGACACCGAGCTCAAGCAGCGGGCTTTTGCCGAAATGCACCGCGTGCTTCGTCCCGGCGGCCGCCTGGTCACCGCCGATGTCGACCGGCCGACGACCCTGACCGGCCGGCTGATGGGCTGGGGCGCCCGCTGGCTGCTGGTGCAGAGGGAGCTGGTCGACAATCTGCGCGGCGATCTGCCGGAGCTGATGCGTCAGGCGGGGTTCGTCGACGTGCGGCGGGTCGACCACGTCTACGGACTGGTCTCCTTCTTCACCGCCCGCCGACCCGGAGTTGGCGAATGA
- a CDS encoding isoprenoid biosynthesis enzyme family protein encodes MSLFSLRHLLPSVREHRKVEAEIYRLLGETLDKDYVKPPPPPAGLLRYAQRHIFSILFLAVYRAIGIPEERRLLYGTINHAIRGIVTGTDNLLDDEYKEMLPLRFPERATRFKSVMHILLFDRFLFRVLDEAAARGLLPEGRRQLVQQKIFQAMVPIGEEESTEEGGVHEILTPAQILRSIHVHKGGNLLRLAFVAPRLIEKDLFAPLEIADQGIFRIGMALQVIDDLTDFYEDIRDRRHNYLVSFIRFEGEAAERERLQQLLDGEGEPEPVDRAFRASVERVLARAIGEALAGFAELEEAGFWLSASDAMRLIRYLFRLRGVGELLALWPRGKEPTETLGGLHGTAA; translated from the coding sequence ATGAGCCTGTTCAGCCTGCGACATCTGCTGCCCTCGGTCCGCGAACACCGGAAGGTGGAAGCCGAAATCTACCGGCTGCTCGGCGAGACCCTGGACAAGGACTACGTCAAGCCGCCGCCGCCGCCGGCCGGCCTGTTGCGCTACGCCCAGCGTCACATTTTCTCCATTCTCTTTCTCGCCGTCTATCGGGCCATCGGCATTCCCGAAGAGCGGCGTCTGCTCTACGGAACCATCAATCACGCCATTCGCGGCATCGTCACCGGCACCGACAATCTGCTCGACGACGAATACAAGGAGATGCTCCCCCTGCGTTTTCCGGAGCGGGCGACCCGCTTCAAGAGCGTCATGCACATCCTGCTGTTCGACCGCTTTCTCTTCCGGGTGCTCGACGAGGCCGCAGCCCGGGGGCTGCTGCCCGAGGGCCGGCGGCAGCTGGTGCAGCAGAAGATCTTTCAGGCGATGGTTCCCATCGGCGAAGAGGAGTCGACGGAGGAAGGCGGAGTGCACGAGATCCTCACTCCGGCGCAGATTCTGCGTTCGATCCATGTTCACAAGGGAGGAAACCTGCTGCGGCTGGCCTTCGTCGCCCCGCGGCTGATCGAGAAGGACCTTTTCGCTCCGCTGGAGATCGCCGACCAGGGGATCTTCCGCATCGGCATGGCGCTGCAGGTGATCGACGACCTGACCGATTTTTACGAGGATATCCGCGACCGGCGGCACAACTACCTGGTTTCCTTCATCCGTTTCGAGGGGGAAGCGGCCGAACGCGAGCGGCTGCAGCAACTGCTCGACGGCGAGGGCGAGCCGGAACCGGTTGACCGGGCCTTCCGCGCCTCGGTGGAGCGGGTCTTGGCCCGGGCCATCGGTGAGGCCCTGGCCGGCTTTGCCGAGCTGGAGGAGGCCGGCTTCTGGCTTTCGGCTTCCGACGCCATGAGGCTGATCCGCTACCTCTTCCGGCTGCGCGGGGTCGGCGAGCTGCTGGCCCTCTGGCCTCGGGGGAAGGAACCGACGGAGACGCTGGGAGGACTGCATGGCACGGCGGCCTGA
- a CDS encoding methyltransferase family protein — protein sequence MNVRARVVRRSRVRAAVFYWLVLPGLVVVVGLLLDRLFGWRAWPWSLSVLIAAVLLVIGGSLLVQRATADFAFYGQGTPAPQDPPKRLVTDGVYAWCRHPMWLGYDLAALGVVLLWRSPAMLLICYPLFLLLQLRFLLRREEPRLLRRFGAEYQRYRQQVPLLLPRPGRGKEKG from the coding sequence ATGAACGTGCGGGCCAGGGTGGTGCGCCGGTCCCGTGTGCGGGCGGCCGTCTTTTACTGGCTGGTGCTGCCGGGCCTGGTCGTCGTCGTCGGTCTGCTGCTCGACCGGCTCTTCGGCTGGCGTGCCTGGCCCTGGAGTCTGTCGGTCCTGATCGCGGCCGTGCTGCTGGTGATTGGCGGCAGTCTGCTGGTGCAACGGGCGACAGCCGATTTCGCCTTTTACGGCCAGGGGACGCCGGCGCCCCAGGACCCGCCGAAGCGACTGGTGACCGACGGTGTCTATGCCTGGTGCCGGCATCCGATGTGGCTCGGCTACGATCTGGCTGCCCTGGGTGTAGTGCTGCTCTGGCGGTCGCCGGCGATGCTGCTGATCTGCTATCCGCTCTTTCTGCTGCTGCAGCTGCGGTTCCTGTTGCGGCGGGAGGAGCCGAGACTGTTGCGCCGCTTCGGCGCAGAATACCAGCGGTACCGCCAGCAGGTTCCGCTGCTGCTCCCCCGGCCGGGTCGGGGCAAGGAAAAGGGATGA
- a CDS encoding NUDIX hydrolase, with protein sequence MDERIYSGRILSLHRERHRLPDGRQADFEIVRHPGGAGVLPVTADGELVLLRQFRPVAGGEVIEIPAGRLEAEESPRACAERELREEAGLAAGWLKPLGWYWSSVGFCDERIHLFVAGDLRQVGQRTESDEFIEPFRVGLDRALAMIAEGRIRDGKTMLAMLRLAQEGGVP encoded by the coding sequence ATGGACGAGCGAATTTACAGCGGCCGCATTCTGAGTCTGCACCGGGAAAGACACCGTCTGCCCGACGGTCGGCAGGCCGATTTCGAGATCGTGCGTCATCCCGGAGGCGCCGGTGTGCTGCCGGTGACCGCCGACGGCGAGCTGGTGCTGCTGCGGCAGTTTCGGCCGGTGGCGGGCGGCGAAGTGATCGAGATACCCGCCGGCCGGCTCGAGGCGGAGGAATCCCCCCGCGCCTGCGCCGAACGGGAACTGCGCGAGGAAGCGGGACTGGCGGCCGGATGGCTGAAGCCGCTGGGCTGGTACTGGAGCAGCGTCGGGTTCTGTGACGAGCGGATTCATCTTTTCGTTGCCGGCGATTTGCGGCAGGTCGGGCAGCGGACGGAGAGCGACGAGTTCATCGAACCCTTCCGGGTCGGTCTCGACCGGGCGCTGGCGATGATCGCCGAAGGCCGTATTCGCGACGGCAAGACCATGCTCGCCATGCTGCGTCTGGCGCAGGAAGGCGGCGTGCCATGA
- a CDS encoding metallophosphoesterase family protein — MEQKDVGLRFQGGRLLAVGDIHGCHELLLRLLAEVRPRPDDRLIFLGDYIDRGRDSRQVIETLLELRKRLPATVFLRGNHEQMLLDYLDGHERLLFLANGGATTLASYRHRGVPQIPQSHRDFFRALPCLHREAGFIFVHAGLRPGIPVAEQREEDLLWIRQEFIASDEDFGATVVFGHTPQTAPLLRTGRIGLDTGAVYGGLLSCCDVLSGRTWSVG; from the coding sequence ATGGAGCAAAAGGATGTTGGCCTGAGGTTCCAGGGCGGCCGCCTGCTGGCGGTCGGCGACATTCACGGCTGCCACGAACTGCTGTTGCGCCTGCTCGCCGAAGTGCGCCCCCGTCCGGACGACCGCCTGATCTTTCTCGGCGACTACATCGACCGCGGCCGCGACAGCCGCCAGGTGATCGAGACGCTGCTCGAACTGCGGAAACGGCTGCCCGCCACTGTCTTTCTTCGCGGCAATCACGAACAGATGCTGCTCGATTACCTGGACGGCCACGAGCGGCTGCTGTTTCTCGCCAACGGCGGCGCGACGACTCTCGCTTCCTACCGGCACCGGGGCGTCCCGCAGATTCCGCAGTCGCACCGGGACTTCTTCCGCGCCCTGCCCTGCCTGCACCGGGAAGCGGGCTTCATCTTCGTTCACGCCGGCCTGCGTCCAGGTATCCCTGTCGCGGAGCAGCGCGAGGAGGATCTGCTCTGGATCCGGCAGGAATTCATCGCCAGCGACGAGGACTTCGGCGCCACCGTGGTCTTCGGGCACACCCCACAGACGGCTCCCCTGCTGCGTACCGGCCGCATCGGCCTCGATACCGGCGCCGTCTACGGCGGCCTCCTCAGCTGCTGCGACGTGCTCAGCGGCCGGACCTGGTCGGTCGGCTAG